A genomic region of Streptomyces diastaticus subsp. diastaticus contains the following coding sequences:
- a CDS encoding acyl-CoA carboxylase subunit epsilon translates to MATPTVPATPEQFLRVEKGHAEPEELAAITALLMARAAATPAPAAPHRGRDRAGWRRLERTPGFRAPHSWQG, encoded by the coding sequence ATGGCCACACCCACCGTTCCGGCCACGCCCGAACAGTTCCTGCGCGTCGAGAAGGGTCACGCCGAGCCCGAGGAACTGGCGGCCATCACCGCCCTGCTGATGGCCCGTGCCGCCGCCACGCCGGCCCCCGCCGCCCCGCACCGAGGCCGCGACCGGGCCGGCTGGCGCCGCCTGGAGCGGACCCCCGGTTTCCGCGCCCCGCACAGCTGGCAGGGCTGA
- a CDS encoding acyl-CoA carboxylase subunit beta, with amino-acid sequence MTVLDETAESGSEPADARGRVAELHALRQRAEQGPSEKATAAQRAKGKLTARERIALLLDEGSFREVEQLRRHRATGFGLEQKKPHTDGVITGWGTVEGRTVFVYAHDFRIFGGALGEAHATKIHKIMDMAIAAGAPLVSLNDGAGARIQEGVSALAGYGGIFQRNTKASGVIPQISVMLGPCAGGAAYSPALTDFVFMVRDTSQMFITGPDVVRAVTGEEISQNGLGGADVHAETSGVCHFAYDDEETCLAEVRYLLSLLPQNNRENPPAAETDDPADRRGDALLDLVPADGNRPYDMAKVIEELVDDGDHLEVHERWARNIICTLARLDGQVVGIVANQPQALAGVLDIEASEKAARFVQMCDAFNIPIVTLLDVPGFLPGVDQEHGGIIRHGAKLLYAYCNATVPRISLILRKAYGGAYIVMDSQSIGADLTYAWPTNEIAVMGAEGAANVIFRRQIAEADDPEAMRARMVKEYKAELMHPYYAAERGLVDDVIDPAETRQVLIDSLAMLRTKHADLPSRKHGNPPQ; translated from the coding sequence ATGACCGTTTTGGACGAGACAGCCGAGTCCGGGAGCGAGCCCGCCGACGCACGTGGCCGCGTGGCCGAGCTCCACGCCCTGCGCCAGCGGGCCGAGCAGGGTCCGAGTGAGAAGGCGACGGCGGCGCAGCGCGCCAAGGGCAAGCTGACCGCCCGCGAGCGGATCGCCCTGCTGCTGGACGAGGGCTCGTTCCGCGAGGTCGAGCAGCTCCGCAGGCACCGGGCGACCGGGTTCGGCCTGGAGCAGAAGAAGCCGCACACCGATGGTGTCATCACCGGCTGGGGCACGGTCGAGGGCCGGACGGTCTTCGTCTACGCGCACGACTTCCGGATCTTCGGTGGCGCGCTCGGCGAGGCCCACGCCACGAAGATCCACAAGATCATGGACATGGCCATCGCGGCCGGGGCGCCGCTGGTCTCCCTCAACGACGGCGCGGGCGCCCGCATCCAGGAGGGCGTCTCCGCCCTCGCCGGATACGGCGGCATCTTCCAGCGCAACACCAAGGCGTCCGGGGTCATCCCGCAGATCAGCGTGATGCTCGGCCCGTGCGCGGGTGGCGCCGCCTACAGTCCGGCGCTGACCGACTTCGTCTTCATGGTCCGCGACACCTCGCAGATGTTCATCACCGGCCCGGACGTGGTCCGCGCGGTGACCGGCGAGGAGATCAGCCAGAACGGCCTGGGCGGCGCGGACGTGCACGCCGAGACCTCCGGCGTCTGCCACTTCGCCTACGACGACGAGGAGACGTGCCTCGCCGAGGTGCGCTACCTCCTCTCCCTCCTCCCCCAGAACAACCGGGAGAACCCGCCCGCCGCCGAGACCGACGACCCGGCCGACCGGCGCGGCGACGCCCTCCTCGACCTGGTCCCGGCCGACGGAAACCGGCCGTACGACATGGCCAAGGTCATCGAGGAGCTGGTCGACGACGGCGACCACCTGGAGGTGCACGAGCGCTGGGCGCGGAACATCATCTGCACCCTGGCCCGTCTCGACGGCCAGGTCGTCGGCATCGTCGCCAACCAGCCGCAGGCCCTGGCCGGCGTCCTGGACATCGAGGCCTCCGAGAAGGCCGCCCGCTTCGTGCAGATGTGCGACGCGTTCAACATCCCGATCGTCACCCTCCTCGACGTCCCCGGCTTCCTCCCGGGCGTCGACCAGGAGCACGGCGGCATCATCCGCCACGGCGCCAAGTTGCTGTACGCCTACTGCAACGCCACCGTGCCGCGCATCTCGCTGATCCTGCGCAAGGCGTACGGCGGCGCCTACATCGTCATGGACTCCCAGTCGATCGGCGCCGACCTCACCTACGCCTGGCCCACCAACGAGATCGCCGTGATGGGCGCCGAGGGCGCGGCCAACGTCATCTTCCGCCGCCAGATCGCCGAGGCCGACGACCCCGAGGCGATGCGCGCCCGCATGGTCAAGGAGTACAAGGCCGAGCTGATGCACCCGTACTACGCGGCCGAGCGCGGCCTCGTCGACGACGTCATCGACCCCGCCGAGACCCGCCAGGTCCTCATCGACTCGCTGGCCATGCTCCGCACCAAGCACGCCGACCTGCCCTCCCGCAAGCACGGCAACCCGCCCCAGTGA
- a CDS encoding GTP-binding protein yields MDFASSNGGAARSTTSAKIVVAGGFGVGKTTFVGAVSEINPLRTEAVMTSASAGIDDLTHTGDKTTTTVAMDFGRITLDQDLILYLFGTPGQDRFWFMWDDLVRGAIGAVVLVDTRRLADCFPAVDYFENSGLPFVIALNGFDGHQPYAPEEVREALQIGPDAPIITTDARHRADAKSALITLVEHALMARLR; encoded by the coding sequence GTGGACTTCGCAAGCTCTAACGGCGGAGCGGCCCGCTCCACCACCAGCGCGAAAATCGTGGTGGCGGGCGGCTTCGGCGTGGGCAAGACCACGTTCGTCGGAGCCGTATCGGAGATCAACCCGCTGCGCACCGAAGCCGTCATGACCAGCGCATCCGCCGGCATCGACGACCTCACCCACACCGGCGACAAGACCACCACCACCGTCGCCATGGACTTCGGCCGCATCACCCTCGACCAGGACCTCATCCTCTACCTCTTCGGCACCCCCGGACAGGACCGCTTCTGGTTCATGTGGGACGACCTCGTCCGCGGCGCCATCGGCGCCGTCGTCCTCGTCGACACCCGCCGCCTCGCCGACTGCTTCCCCGCCGTCGACTACTTCGAGAACAGCGGACTCCCCTTCGTCATCGCCCTCAACGGCTTCGACGGACACCAGCCCTACGCCCCCGAAGAAGTACGCGAAGCCCTCCAGATCGGCCCCGACGCCCCCATCATCACCACCGACGCACGCCACCGCGCCGACGCCAAATCCGCCCTCATCACCCTCGTCGAACACGCCCTCATGGCCCGACTGCGCTGA